A section of the Roseovarius sp. W115 genome encodes:
- a CDS encoding NAD-dependent epimerase/dehydratase family protein, producing the protein MITGSSGRLGRLLRAAVRISECAGFEILFQSRGHDGDIRWSPGDPFDLLPKCDMVVALWGRTDGDERTLAQNSELAGLSREVARHCGAHRVVHMSSAAVYGPGQNLTEEAPMTPANAYGAAKCAMETRVSETAKEDDPQDIILRLANVVGADSLAPALMGDAPVYLDRFDDGLGPQRSYLTAGDLLQLVLRLAKAESVPKILNVASAGSVSMEDVSRAAGKDIVWRPAPETAVQNVTLDISKLIGSFPDLPRQETADALIADWRALEAAL; encoded by the coding sequence TTGATCACCGGATCCAGTGGACGTTTGGGGCGGCTTCTTCGCGCCGCGGTAAGGATATCGGAATGTGCCGGGTTTGAAATCCTGTTTCAATCCCGCGGGCATGACGGTGACATTCGCTGGTCGCCCGGTGATCCATTTGACCTGCTCCCAAAATGCGACATGGTCGTCGCGCTTTGGGGGCGCACAGATGGAGATGAGCGCACCTTGGCACAGAATTCCGAACTGGCTGGCTTAAGTCGCGAAGTGGCGCGTCACTGCGGCGCGCATCGCGTGGTGCACATGTCATCAGCCGCCGTCTACGGCCCAGGTCAGAACCTGACGGAAGAGGCCCCTATGACACCTGCAAACGCCTACGGTGCTGCGAAATGCGCGATGGAGACGCGGGTTTCAGAAACGGCAAAGGAAGATGATCCTCAGGACATTATCCTGCGTCTGGCGAATGTCGTGGGAGCCGATAGTCTTGCCCCGGCATTAATGGGCGACGCACCGGTTTACTTAGACCGGTTTGACGACGGCTTGGGCCCGCAACGCAGTTATCTGACGGCGGGGGATTTGTTGCAACTTGTCTTGCGGTTGGCAAAGGCTGAAAGCGTTCCAAAAATTCTGAACGTGGCCTCGGCTGGCTCAGTCAGCATGGAAGACGTGTCCAGAGCCGCAGGGAAAGACATTGTCTGGCGCCCTGCCCCGGAGACCGCAGTCCAAAATGTTACACTTGATATCTCGAAGTTG